The Treponema phagedenis DNA segment TGCAAAATTCCAAACGATGTTTTAAAGCATCAACACAAAACTACTATAGCGTTTTGTAATTAACTTCCTGTTATAAAAATCGAAGTATCAACAATAAGGGGCTGCGAATTTAAGCATTCCTATGGTAAATTGCTTACCGTTGCGCCGTGTCGAACTCTCTTTGATAAAATTTTTCACCTATGAAAAATCTAAAATCTAATTATAAAAATAATTTGATAAGAAAAGTTTTATCAAAACCCGCAAACCTGTTTTGTAATTATGCATGCGGGTTTTGATTATGTTTTATTTTATGGCTTGAACAAAATAACCGATGAATGCAATGGTTTGAGGCTGATAAATGATGTCAACCAAAAACGCTCCGACAATCGGTACAATCATCATTGCCTTTTTTGACATGCCGTATCGTTCATTGACCGCTGTCATATTTACGATTGCAGAAGGCGTTGCTCCCAGTCCGTGTCCGCAAAGTCCTGCGCACATTACCGCCGCATCATAACTGCTTCCAAGCAATTTAAATACTACAAAGTATGCGGCTAAAATCATAAAAACTACTTGAGCCAATCCGATAAGCAATACGCCGCCTAAGAGTCCTGCTAACTCCCAAAGCTTTAGCGTCATCATAGCAAGCGCAAGATATAAACTCAGCATAACATTTCCGATTTCATCAACCAGCGGATAGCTGAACTTGTAAAATTTAAATTTATCATTCACATTCCGAACAATAACCGCAGCGAACATAGCGCCTACATAGGTAGGAAATTCAAGTTTTTGAATCGCAATAAGGCTGCTTATAAATTTAGCAATAAGAGAGCCGGCTGCCATACATACAATAATTACCACAACATTTTTTATTATATCAAGACTGGTAAGCTCAACCGATTGGGTGTTGATTGCTTGAGCAGATAACGCATCAAAGTTTTCATCTTCGGACGGTTTTAAATGATTCTTTTCGATAAGCATTCTTCCAAGAGGACCGCCGACAAGTACCGCAGTGATAAGACCGAAGGTTGCGGCTGCAGCTCCCACTAACGGGCACTGTTCATATCCCATTTCCGCAAAAGTGTTTCCGTAGGAAAGTGCTGCGCCGTGTCCGCCGATCATGGAAATAGCCGAAGAAAGCAGTGCGTAAGGAGCAGGAATGTTCATTGTTTTAACAAAAATAATTCCGATTGTATTCTGGAAAATTGATATCACGCCGGCAATGAGCCAATAAATAATCAAAAGCTTACCACCCTGTTTGAGTAATTTAAAACTCGCCCCAAGTCCAACTGTTGTAAAAAACGCAAGCATAAACGGAGATTGAAACGTATTTACAAAATTAAAAGAAAAAGTTCCGCTTACATGCCCCGCATAGGTAATAAACATAAACAAGAACCCGCCGACAACCGGAGCAGGTATACAGTATTTTTCGATTACCTTAACCTTATTCTTTACCCAATACCCAAGCAGTAAAAGAATAGACGCAAGTGCAAGTGTAAATATCGCATCTAATTTAATCGTAAATACACTTCCCACCATTTCAAATGACATAATATCCTCCTAAAAAAAACAGATTAGCAGTATCAATAAAATACCGCGTTCTTTTTTCTATTTCATGGTGCCGCGCATAACTTTCGTCTCGTTCAAAGGTGTCGGGTACTTCCGTAATCGGATAGCGTAAATATTTTTCCAATATTTCAGGTTTCGGCATATTCGAAGGCACTTTACGGAACACATCGTAATCGTCCCAAGAATAAATAAAACGCACCTTTTTACCCAGGTCCTGCAAGGCCCGAACAACCAATTCCACCGAAATAATTTCGCGGAAATTTCCAATATGCACGGTTCCCGAAGGCGTAATCCCTGACGCACATGTGTATTCGTCCAGCTCGCCACGCTCTCTCAGAATTTTTTCAGCGGCAAAATCCGCCCAATGTAATTTATTCATACGTCACTCTTATCCACAATAAATATTAAAAACGATATGTTTCTCAAGTATAATAACCTGTGTTTTCTATATAATACTTAAGAAACCGAATAAAAGAAGTATAGCATAATTTTACAACAAATGCTAGAGTCCAATAAAACCTTCCTTAAAATTGAACAATTGAGGAAATATCAATTTTCGAAAATTGTTCAATTCCGCCGTTTCGCAACATAGTGAGAAACGGCATACAAACTGCAAGTTTTGCAAATCAGTTTACCAAGCAAAACTTGGCGTTTAACGAGCCGCGCCATTTCAGCGGCGAAGTTAAACCTTCGATAAAAGCCGCTTATCGATTTTGTTATCTTGATATTTTCATTGTACTATGATAGAGTAACTATCATTGATTAAACGGATTGATGTATGCAGCGTATGGTATATTTAAATGCAGTTGAATATTTCTCATTCCAAATGTTTTATAGCTTTCTGACTTGTGCTTTTAATTTTGGCACGGTTTTTGCTCAATCAATCAATAGAACCTTTCTTTACTTTTTATCCGTGTTTAAGAATGAGCACGGTCAACAAAAGACGTGAGGCGGCAAGTATGGGAACTGCGAACTGTCCGCCGAAAAATACGGACATTTTTTGTGTTAGGGATTGTAGGGGAAATTTCGGCATTTTTCAAAATGCCGAAATTTGTACACGAACGCACGGCAATTTTCGTGCGTTCGTACCGGAGCCCCGAAAAGCCCGACGGCGCTGCCGACACGGATTTAAAGCAGCGGCGGAACACCCAAATAGAAATAGCAATTTATTTTTTTACTCCGACAGTATTTGTCGTATCGCGTGTGCTAGAATGAGGTATGACAATGAATGAGCGGAGAGTGCAGTTTTGGCGACTGTTGCGGATTGACGAAGAAATTCGAGCGGGGCGGTATCCGACGGCGGAAAAACTTGCGGCGCTGTTTGAGGTGAGCCGGCGAACGATTGAGCGGGACATTGAGTTTTTGCGAGATATGTACGACGCTCCGATTGACTACGATGCGAAGCGGCGCGGTTATTTTTATGCGAGCGAAACTTTTTTCCTGAAAAGCCTTTTTTTGAGCGACGAGGAACTTTTTGCGGTGGCGGTTTTTGAAAAGACATTGCGGCAGTATCGGAATACGCCGATTGAGGCGAGGCTTCAGGCGGTGTTTTCAAAACTGGCGGCATTGCTTCCCGAAGATTTGGTTTCGGTGAGTACGCTGTGGTTGGATGACGGGGTTTCGTTTATCAGCGAACCGGCACCTCCGATAGAGCCTGAAGTTTTTGAAGCGGTTTTCAGCGCGGTAAAGCGGAAACGAGCTTTGAAGTTTTTTTACCGCAGTTTGGAACAAAATGAGCCGAGTTTGCGCGTGTGCGAGCCGTATCATATTGTGTGTCAGCGGGGTGCGTGGTATGTAATCGGACGCTGCCGTGAAAAAAACGATGTGCGGATTTTTGCGTTCAGCCGGATGAGCGGAATTTCGCTACTGGAGCGGGACGCGTTTGAAGTGCCGGAGGATTTTAAGCTTGCCGATTATATCGACACCAATGTGGGCGTGTGGCTCGGAAAGCGGACGCCTTTTACCGTGCGGCTTTTGTTTTCGCCTGCGGTCGGCGTTTTTGCCGAAGAGCATCTTTGGAGCGATGAGCAAAAGGTAAAGGTGCTGCCCGATAAAAGTGTCGAGGTGAGTTTTTCTACAACGCAGTTTGAAGAAATCATGCGCTTTTGCTTGGGGCAAGGTGCGACGGTAAAAGTGCTTGAGCCGCCGGAGCTCGTGCAAGCGGTACGGAAAGAAGCGGCAAAAGTGGCGAGGATGTATTCTTAATGAGGAATTATGAATTTATTCTAATGAGGAATTGGGAATGATGAATGAGGAGTTAGAAATTTATTCTAATGGGGAATTAGGAATGATGAATTATGAAAACCGACAATGTTATTGTAGAGAAGTCAAAGAGTTTTGCACTTAAGATTATACGGATATACAAAATCTTGTGTGATGATAAGCGGGAGTTTATTTTGTCAAAACAAATGCTGCGCAGCGGTACAAGTATCGGTGCAAATGTGAAGGAAGCAATCAGAGGGCAAAGTAAAGCTGATTTTTATGCAAAACTTTTTATTGCATTAAAAGAAGCCAGTGAGACGGAGTATTGGTTGGAGTTATTGCATGAAAGCGGGTATTTGAGCGAAGAAAACTTTTCTTCCATTTATCCGGATTGTCAAGAAATTATAAAAATTTTAGTTGCAATCACAAAAACAAAAAATAGCAAGGATTAATTCTGAGATTAATTCTTAGTTATGAATTTATACTTAAGAATTAAATACAGCCTTTTTGCTTTTTGAAGGCTTAAATCAAAAGGCGAATAAAATATTTTTAGTTCACAAGAATAAAGGGCTTGTGAACGGAGGAGAAAAATTATGAGTGAAATAATCGTAAGAACAAAGAATGATTTTGAACGTGTGAAAAAAGAGCTTCCGGATAAAATAATATTTGAAGGTGAAATGGCAAAAGGAATTAAAAAGGCTCTCAAAGCTAAAAAAATTCGAAAGGGCGTTGCTATTGGTGGTGGTGTTCTCGGTATCGGTGGACTTATTGCAGGAGTGATATTAGCACCGGTAACCGGCGGTTTATCATTAGTTGGTGCTGCACCGGCTAGTCTTACCGCTGCGATTGCTTTTGGCGGAACAACAATAGTTCTTACAACAGCTGAAGTAGCAATTATTGCTGGAGTAGTTGCTTTTGCTATTGGGATAGCAGCTTCGGTCATAAAAGATGTGCTAAAAAACTACGAAGAATGTGAAGTGAAAAATGGAAGAGTAGTACTGAGAAGAAAACAAACAACTGAGAAATAATTATTTCCAAAGGAGTAAAAATATGGAATTAGAAAACAGAAAACTTTTTTCTGATGTATTGGATGAAGTGCTTCAGATCGAAAAGGATGCAGAACTTGAAACGACAAGTACGCAAACGTTAATTGAGGCGGTGAACACCGGAAAATTATTGGTTCCGGTTGTGGGGGGTTTAGTGCGGGGAAAAGTTCACTGCTGAATAAGTTCATGGGAAAAAATGTACTGTCGGTCGGCATCAATCCTGAAACGGCAATTCCTTCCGAACTTTATTTTTCGGAAAGCGAATATTGTGAAGGCGTTACAAGTGACGGCATGGTAACACGATTGAACGATGATAGCGACATCACAAATTATGTTTGTCTTCGCCGGTACATCAAGAGCGAGGCGTTAAAAAAATTAGAGCCGATTGTCTTAGTGGATATGCCGGGATTTGATTCATCGTTGGATGCACATAACAAAGCAATTTTTAATTATTTAGATAAAGGTTCTCACTATGTTGTGCTTACTCCGGTCGACGCCGGAACAATTTCAGCTTCAATGAAAAAGCAAATTCAAAACATACTTACCTTCGGGCGTGAATGCAGTTTCTTTATTTCTAAAACCGATTTACGAAGTTCTGACGAAGTAGCTGCCGTTAAAAATGAGGTGCAAAATGAAGTAAGTATGTTAACCGGAAAAGCTGAAACCGTATTTGAAATTAACAAAGATGATGTTTCGCTTTTTAATAATTTTGCCGAATTACTTAATGCAAACGAGCTTTTTAAAAAAGTTTTTCTTGAAACGATTAAAAATGAATGCTTTGATGTAAAGTACTCAATTAACATAAAAATTTCAGCATTAAAAAAAGATAAAAAAACGAATGAGCAGTTTATTGCCGACTTGGAAAATGCACTTCATAAAATAGAAGAAAAGAAAATGAAAATTATCGAGCAGGAAAAAAAATAATAATTTTGCAAGCGAGGCAAGTGCTATTGCTGATATGGTCGGTAATGAAATAAATGTGAACTTAGACTTTCTTGTTAATCGTGGTATAAATTCAGGCGGTACCGCCGTACAAGATGCAATAAATGAAATTGTGCAAAGTGTAGTTACTTCAAAAATTAATGATGTTATGCTTACTACCAGTACGCGGTTTTCTGCTGAATTTGCAGATGAGCTTTCACATGTCGATGCTGTTTTTTCAAACTATGATATTCCTGAATTTATTGAAGCATTACAAACCTCTGCTCGTAATTTATTTGACTTAACCGGAAGCTCTATTTCAAATTTTTTAGCAAGTCAAAAGCAAAATGCAAAAACAAAGCACGGTAGAGATAGAGCAACAACAGCGGCAACAGTTTTCGGTATTACAACAGAGATTCTCGCGCCATGGATGGAATTGATAATTATAGCCTTGCCGACAATTATTGACGCGGTGTTTGGAAAAATGCAGGAAATCAAACAGGAACAGAAAATTCGTTCAAATATCATTGCACAAATTCCTCCAATAAAACGGGAACTATCGAAAAATATTGTTTCGCTATTGAAGGAAAGCAGTTCAAAAATGATTGAATCTATTTCCGAAAAGTACGATGCGGAATTGGCAAAGAAAAAAGAAGAAATTGAGCAAGCACAAAGAGAACTCGAAATAAATACTGAGGTAACAAGTAAAATTAAAATGCTTGAAAATTGTTCCGTGAGAATTGATACTGCACTGGAAAGAATAATTTCATAATGAGCAATCTATTCGTGGGGATAGCGCATGGATAAATCGGATATTGCTGTTTTATACTGCAAATGTAAAGCAGCAATAAAACAATACGCGGAATGAAAAATCCGAAAACATTTAACACGGCATTGAAGCTCATGTTAAAATTAAGTTTCGGTAAAATTAAATATTACAGTAAGGTGCGATAACTATGACGAAAATGAATGATAACGATAATTTGTTGCAGGAAGTTTTAGCAATAAAAGAAAAATTTGATACATTAAAAACTAAACATGCAAGCGATGCTGAATTTTCAAAAAAGATTTCTACGTTGCTTGTGAACAACGGATTAGATGATGAAGAAAAAATAAAAGCCGAATATAAAGAAGCTGCAGAAATAAGTCGTGATTTAAAAATAGGAATTGTAGGAGCAGTAAAAGCCGGAAAATCATCGCTTTTAAATGCATTGTTTTTTGACGGCATTGATATTTTGCCGAAAGCTGCAACTCCAATGACGGCCGCCTTAACGGAACTTACTTATGGCGAAACATGCAAAGTTACCGTTGATTTTTTTACCGACGCGGATATAAAAAAATTAAAGGCCAATTCTGAAGCATACGAACAGAGACTCAAGGAGCTGGAACAAAATAATATAACTGAAGCCATGACAAACTGGTCGAAAATGAAGCAAAGACAAGAACCAGGTACTAGAACTAAACCTGATGCAAAAGAAAAAAAGGCATTGGAAGAAAGAGCTCGGAATAAAGCAAAACAAGAATTAAGCGATCAAATAGAACTTGTAGGTGCACATGAGCAGTATCAAATGATTAAAAACTCAATAAAAAAGATAAAATTGGGGAGTGAAACATTTACCGTTTCAACGGTAACGGATATTGCCGGACGCTTGGAAGACTATGTCGGTTCAAACGGAAAGTACATGCCTTTTACCAGCAAAGTGAGACTACAAATGCCCATTAAAGCGTTAGAAGGTATTTCCATCATTGATACTCCGGGCTTTAATGATCCTATTCCGTCACGAGATGAACGAGCGCGACAGGCATTGCGCGAATGTGATGTGGTTTTAATTTTATCGCCTGCACGGCAATTTATTTCGAAAACTGATATGTCGGTCATGCAAAAGATTCAAAAGAAAAACGGTATACGGGAATTGTATTTGATTGCAAGTCAAATTGATAGTCAACTTTATAATCCTGAATATAAAGAACTAAACGGTGATTTAGATAATGTGATCAATACAATAAAGGAAATTCTTGTACGTACTGCGACAAGAAATTTAGAACAGATAAATTATGATGGAGTTTTTAATACGCTACTTAATGATCCGGATACTCGTTTGTTTCTTTCAAGCGGTATGTGCGAATCAATGTATAGAACATTTGAGAAAAAAGATTCGTGGGATGAAGGCAGAAAACATACTTGGAAAAGCTTAACGAGTGATTATCATGATTACTTTTCAGACGGCGATGTGAATACCAGTAAAGAATGGCTCAAACGCTTGGGCAATATCGAGCCGATTACTGAGTGTATTCAAAAAGTGAAAGAACGCAAAGTAGAAATACTTAATCGTAAACTGACTACATTCGCAAGTACACGAAAAGAAGCAGCCGTTACTATAAAAGATGAACTACTTGACCTGTTGGATAGCAAGGTGCGTGCGATAGGAGAAAAGAATATTTCCGATGTAGAAGCAGAAATTAAAGCGGCAGAAAGAAAATATTCTATATTCAAAAAAGAACTCAGCGATAAATTAAACGACTGTACAGAAGAATGGTACAGAACAGTGAAAAAGGATGCATTGAGTAGTTTAAAATATTCAAAAAAAACCGCAAGCGACGGTATCGCTAAAGCCAAAGATTCAAAAACACAGTATCGCACAAGTGGTTTTTGGTGGTGGAAAAAAGAATATCCATACGATGTAATCGTTGCAAACGAGGGAAAAATCAGAAGTGCAATTGATGACTATATTGCAGAATATAATAATGATGTTTTGGACTTCATGCGAGAAGTCACAGGAGACTTAAGTCAAAAAATTGCAGAGCTAGCCCAAAACACTTGGCAAGAATTTTCAATTTTTACTTATGATGAAAATGATGATCTTGCATTAAAAGAAATTGCAAGCAACGCACGGGCAATCATCGGAGAAATAAAGTTTGATTATAACACGCTTAAATACACCGGGGCTGATTTTTCATCATCACTCAGTTCGTCACATTATCAGGCGGAAAAAATACTCTCACTTGCAGATGAATTCGTGAGTAAATTAAATCGGGAGTTTACATCGCTGATAAGTGATACACTCCGGCGTATAGTCGATGATTGCAAAAGTTGTAACTTTTCTTCAAGGCTTTTGGACAGTTATATTACAAAACTGGAACAACGAAAGCGAGAATTGGAAAAGCCGAAACTTGCACTTGAAACTATTAAACGAATGCGCTCAGATGTGGAGAAATTAAATGTTTAATGTAAAACACGATGATGACCTTGAAACTGAAAAGATAAAATCAAGCAGTAGGCATAAAACAGAATCTGCAGAAGTTTCAAAAGAAATCAGTCTGCAAATTAAAAATTTACAAAAAGAGCTTGATGAAAGAAAATATAAAATGGATTTTGTTGCGAATGTTATCAATGCAAAACCGGAAGTGAATGATGCTTTTCAAAAATACCAAAGGCTTTTGTATAATGACTATATGAAGTATGCGAACCGGAATGACAGTCTCGCTGAAGAAGCGCAATGTCTTCTTGCACTGCAAAAAGTTGAAAATGATTTAAAATTTATACCATATGATGAAGCCTTACTGAATAAAACCATTGTTGCGGTTGTCGGTTCTTTTTCCAGCGGAAAATCATCGTTTATTAACAGTTTTTTTGCTTCAAAAAAAATAGTACTTCCAATCGCAATGGATCAAGCAACGGCAATTTCTTCCTATGTTATGAATGGCTCCGAATTGGATATTACGGGGTTTTCATATAGCGGCGGACGCGTGCAAGTGCCCGAAAATATTTTTAAACTATTTCGTTACGGGAAGATTGAAGCATTTAATTTGAATATAAAGAAAATTATTCATCATATCGTTGTTAAAAACAGCTTTGTGAGCAATTTTAATAATCTCTGTTTTATTGATACACCGGGTTTTGAAGCCGCACATGAAACGGAAAGTGATTATGCGGCAGCCGCAAGTGCAGTCACAAATGCAAATGCAGTACTTTGGTGTTTTAATTGCGATGCGGGAACATTTACGGATGATGAACTTCATGAACTCGCAACAATACAGGAACAAAACCCTGACTTAAAAATTTATATTGTTGCAAATAAAGCAGACTTAAAACCAAGTGATGAATGTGAACAAATTTTAGATACTAGTTACAAACTTTTAATCGATAAAGGAATTAAGTTTGAAGGATTTGGACTTTACAGTGCAAAAAATAAATTTACAGAACAAGATGAGTCGCTCTCGTATCACAAAGGAATTCCGTTACATGAATTTTTGGAATCGTGCAATGTTCCGAATACAAACAAGGTAGAAAAAATAGTAGATAAGATTCAAAAAGTATTTGATGCGTATATAGCTGCTGATAAAAAACGAATTGAACATAATAAAAGTTTTATACGAACATTGGCAATTATTGAAAATAATTTTCGTAAAATTAAAGGTAATATCGAAAATACCCGCGATTATTACAAAGCTCGTTTTGATAAAAAGCGCTATGAAGCTTTTGATAGTCAATACGATGATGAGAAAAATGAAAGTGAGTTAGCCGATATTTCAAGTGAGATAAGTAAACTGAAACAAGAACTCAATGTCATGATTAAAAATGACTTTTCAGATATTGATCAAGCAAGCGACTTATGTGAAAAAATGCAAAAGGTAGTCACAGAAGTTTTTAATGTATCACTTTCGCATATTGCTCGCAGAAGTAATTCTCTTTCGTTAAATTCTGAAAAAATAAGTGAGCCTCATTTTTGTATTAACTGTGGTAATCACTTAAAAGCAAATCAAAAGTTTTGTCAAAAATGCGGTAAGGGGGTTTTATAATGAAATGTCAAAAATGCGGAACTTTGCTGCCGAGTGATGCAAAGTTTTGTGATATGTGCGGTGCAGCACAATTTGAACTACTGCAATGTGAGAATTGCAATGCTGAAGTAAATGAACAATGGCAATTTTGTCCTTTTTGCGGCTATGATTTAAAACATCATAAAAACACAAAAGAGCTCTCTTTGCTTGAAGTACATAAAAGTAAAATAAAAGAAATTGTTTCAAACTATTTACCAAAGATTTATAACGAATGCAATACATTTAAAATTTTTCTTCCTTCCTTACTGTTATTGAAGGGAAAAAGCGGTAAAACAGATAAGGAAAATCGAAAGTATTATCATAGCTTTGGTGAAATTCAAGATAACTCTGAACTCTTTTATGCAATTGAAACATATATTATTTCGAACATAAAGAGACGCAATATTTACGGATTTATTGAGATTTTTAATTTCAACGCAACGAAACCTATAAATTATCGTGATTGTCAGTTTAGCTGTTTCGGATTAGTTTTTACCCATGATGTGCTCTATATAAAAACAGATGTAAATAATAAAACTGTTATTCCGTATCTTGAAATATCCGAAAAATTACACACCGGCATAGCAAGTGAATTCTATCATGCAGACCAACTTGCATATTGCCTTGAAGAAATAAGATCAGTTTTGCGTGATTAATTCACTGGTTAATTTCTGCACGAGTTACCGTGCCTCATTAGCCGGTCAAGTTTTGCTTGGCAAACCGAATTGCAAAACTCGCTTATTTATCTGTGTGCTTATCGCACACTGAATTCAGCTTATTCGTGTGCTGAAGCACACTCACCGCTGAATTTATAGGAACTTTATAATTATCTCTAAAGGAGCTTTACAATGATACCTAACAATCCCCTTACTTCTCCGTCCTCCGGACAACAACAGTACTACAAATGCTTAGACTGTGGACACCGCTTTTCGAAACGCGTCGGAAGTTTTTCTCCGTTCAATGTCGTAACAAAAGCCTTGTTTCCCATCCGTTGTCCGAAGTGCAAAAGCACAAAGTGCATTCCGCTACCTGACGAGTGGAAGACTTAAGGAGAAATCAAACAATAGGTGGGAGGCAGTAGAAATCTCTCACTTATTTAGCTCTAAAAGTAATATACAGTTAATAAGCTCGTACTATAGCCGCTCACAAGCCGGCAATACTGCCAGCCACATGCCGATAATGCTGCTACTCATAAAGCTGTCCAATTTATGTACCTGCAAGGTAAAAAAATTAAAAAAAACTATTTACTTTTTGATTAATTATCCCTACATTATAGTATGTAAATTACTACAAAGGAGTTTTAAAAATGGTAGATTCACATCACATTGTACCCAATCCGGAAGGTGGCTGGGATGTTAAACGAGCAGGAAGCAACAGAGCCTCTATCCATGTAGATACAAAACAAGAAGCGATTGATAAAGGTCGGGAGTTGAGCCGTAAACATGGCACTGAATTATTTATTCATGCTAAAGACGGTAGTATTCAAGAAAGAGACTCTCATGGGAATGATCCTCGTAATGTAAAAGGATAAGATATATAGTGGACTCTGTTTTAACTATTGACAGCAAAAAAAACACAAAAAGCTTTCAACATACTTTCTATCGATGGCGGTGGTATATTGGGGCTTTATTCCGCAAAGATACTTACCCTTATTGAGAAAGAGTTTTTTACAAAAGAAGAAACTTATGCATCAAAATTTGATTTAATCGCAGGAACATCTACCGGCGGCATTATTGCTTTGGGCTTGGCATTAGGTAGAAAAGCCTGTGAAATTGTTTCGTTTTATGAAAAATACGGGAATCAAATATTTAATAAAAAGTGGTATACAAAATTATGTTGGCTAATTACATACAGATACTCGGCTTTGCCATTATGCGAAGCGCTCACAAAATTTTTTGATAATAAAAAGGTCAAAGACTGCCAAACAAAAATCTTGATCCCTGCGATTGATGTATCAAATTGTCAACCGCTTATTTTTAAAACAGATCACAATGGAAGTTTAACACGCGACCTTAATACAAAATTAGTAGATATTGCACTTGCGACCTCGGCTGCTCCTACTTATTTTCCGCTACATCGTTTTGGTAATTATCGGGGACTTGTAGACGGCGGCTTATGGCAAAACAATCCGGCTCTTTTTGCTGTGATCGAAGCTTGTACCTATTTTGTAGGTGCAGATAAGGAATACGAAAGAATAAATGTTTTATCGATAGGAAATCCGTTATCAGCAATTAAAGAAACCGTTTCGGTTGAAGACAGAAAATCCGGCTTAATAAAGTGGATGAATAAAATAGTTTCCGTTCCTATGAAAATATCCTCGTTTGGAACGGATGATATTTTAAGCTTTATTTCCAGAAATAAAGCTCTTTTTGTAGAAAAATATTTAAGAATTGAAAGCAAAAATTTAGCTAATAAAAAAGAATATAAAAAATTATCATTGGATTATGTCAGTCCGAGGGCGTATTCTATGTTATCCGAATTAAGTAATCATGATTTTAATAAGAACAAATCGGATATAATAAAATTTTTTAAGGAGTAAAATTATGACAAATTTACATCAAGCTTTTATTGATTTTGATAGTAAAATTAAACTGACTAAAAAGAAAAAAGAAGAGCTTCTTCATCGACGAGATGTTGTTCGCGATAAAATACGAAAATATTTTAAAGATGAATTAAAATTAAATCAGCCCAAATTTATGTCGCAAGGTTCTTTTACAATTAACACGGCATTAAATCCGATTGGTGATAATGAAGTGGATATTGATGATGGAATCTATTTGCAACATTTATTAGAAAATGAAACTACCTGGCCCACACCGAAAGAAGCTCATAAACTTATTACCGATGCTTTAGAAGCTCAT contains these protein-coding regions:
- a CDS encoding four helix bundle protein; its protein translation is MKTDNVIVEKSKSFALKIIRIYKILCDDKREFILSKQMLRSGTSIGANVKEAIRGQSKADFYAKLFIALKEASETEYWLELLHESGYLSEENFSSIYPDCQEIIKILVAITKTKNSKD
- a CDS encoding helix-turn-helix transcriptional regulator, which encodes MNERRVQFWRLLRIDEEIRAGRYPTAEKLAALFEVSRRTIERDIEFLRDMYDAPIDYDAKRRGYFYASETFFLKSLFLSDEELFAVAVFEKTLRQYRNTPIEARLQAVFSKLAALLPEDLVSVSTLWLDDGVSFISEPAPPIEPEVFEAVFSAVKRKRALKFFYRSLEQNEPSLRVCEPYHIVCQRGAWYVIGRCREKNDVRIFAFSRMSGISLLERDAFEVPEDFKLADYIDTNVGVWLGKRTPFTVRLLFSPAVGVFAEEHLWSDEQKVKVLPDKSVEVSFSTTQFEEIMRFCLGQGATVKVLEPPELVQAVRKEAAKVARMYS
- a CDS encoding dynamin family protein, with amino-acid sequence MTKMNDNDNLLQEVLAIKEKFDTLKTKHASDAEFSKKISTLLVNNGLDDEEKIKAEYKEAAEISRDLKIGIVGAVKAGKSSLLNALFFDGIDILPKAATPMTAALTELTYGETCKVTVDFFTDADIKKLKANSEAYEQRLKELEQNNITEAMTNWSKMKQRQEPGTRTKPDAKEKKALEERARNKAKQELSDQIELVGAHEQYQMIKNSIKKIKLGSETFTVSTVTDIAGRLEDYVGSNGKYMPFTSKVRLQMPIKALEGISIIDTPGFNDPIPSRDERARQALRECDVVLILSPARQFISKTDMSVMQKIQKKNGIRELYLIASQIDSQLYNPEYKELNGDLDNVINTIKEILVRTATRNLEQINYDGVFNTLLNDPDTRLFLSSGMCESMYRTFEKKDSWDEGRKHTWKSLTSDYHDYFSDGDVNTSKEWLKRLGNIEPITECIQKVKERKVEILNRKLTTFASTRKEAAVTIKDELLDLLDSKVRAIGEKNISDVEAEIKAAERKYSIFKKELSDKLNDCTEEWYRTVKKDALSSLKYSKKTASDGIAKAKDSKTQYRTSGFWWWKKEYPYDVIVANEGKIRSAIDDYIAEYNNDVLDFMREVTGDLSQKIAELAQNTWQEFSIFTYDENDDLALKEIASNARAIIGEIKFDYNTLKYTGADFSSSLSSSHYQAEKILSLADEFVSKLNREFTSLISDTLRRIVDDCKSCNFSSRLLDSYITKLEQRKRELEKPKLALETIKRMRSDVEKLNV
- a CDS encoding zinc ribbon domain-containing protein — its product is MKCQKCGTLLPSDAKFCDMCGAAQFELLQCENCNAEVNEQWQFCPFCGYDLKHHKNTKELSLLEVHKSKIKEIVSNYLPKIYNECNTFKIFLPSLLLLKGKSGKTDKENRKYYHSFGEIQDNSELFYAIETYIISNIKRRNIYGFIEIFNFNATKPINYRDCQFSCFGLVFTHDVLYIKTDVNNKTVIPYLEISEKLHTGIASEFYHADQLAYCLEEIRSVLRD
- the gltS gene encoding sodium/glutamate symporter, producing the protein MSFEMVGSVFTIKLDAIFTLALASILLLLGYWVKNKVKVIEKYCIPAPVVGGFLFMFITYAGHVSGTFSFNFVNTFQSPFMLAFFTTVGLGASFKLLKQGGKLLIIYWLIAGVISIFQNTIGIIFVKTMNIPAPYALLSSAISMIGGHGAALSYGNTFAEMGYEQCPLVGAAAATFGLITAVLVGGPLGRMLIEKNHLKPSEDENFDALSAQAINTQSVELTSLDIIKNVVVIIVCMAAGSLIAKFISSLIAIQKLEFPTYVGAMFAAVIVRNVNDKFKFYKFSYPLVDEIGNVMLSLYLALAMMTLKLWELAGLLGGVLLIGLAQVVFMILAAYFVVFKLLGSSYDAAVMCAGLCGHGLGATPSAIVNMTAVNERYGMSKKAMMIVPIVGAFLVDIIYQPQTIAFIGYFVQAIK
- a CDS encoding dynamin family protein; its protein translation is MFNVKHDDDLETEKIKSSSRHKTESAEVSKEISLQIKNLQKELDERKYKMDFVANVINAKPEVNDAFQKYQRLLYNDYMKYANRNDSLAEEAQCLLALQKVENDLKFIPYDEALLNKTIVAVVGSFSSGKSSFINSFFASKKIVLPIAMDQATAISSYVMNGSELDITGFSYSGGRVQVPENIFKLFRYGKIEAFNLNIKKIIHHIVVKNSFVSNFNNLCFIDTPGFEAAHETESDYAAAASAVTNANAVLWCFNCDAGTFTDDELHELATIQEQNPDLKIYIVANKADLKPSDECEQILDTSYKLLIDKGIKFEGFGLYSAKNKFTEQDESLSYHKGIPLHEFLESCNVPNTNKVEKIVDKIQKVFDAYIAADKKRIEHNKSFIRTLAIIENNFRKIKGNIENTRDYYKARFDKKRYEAFDSQYDDEKNESELADISSEISKLKQELNVMIKNDFSDIDQASDLCEKMQKVVTEVFNVSLSHIARRSNSLSLNSEKISEPHFCINCGNHLKANQKFCQKCGKGVL